In one window of Cytophagaceae bacterium ABcell3 DNA:
- the dnaE gene encoding DNA polymerase III subunit alpha, producing MYLNCHTYFSLRYGTLSPEELVAEAIDKGAEVLAITDINNTSATFDFFRLCIKNGIKPIAGIEFRNGGEHLYTGLAVNNKGFAELNAFLSRHNAVGRPLPPIAPEFNDVYIIYPFGSREPEVLRENEFLGIRISELNKLVTMQQGSLRSKLVMLHPVTFRDKKGFNTHRLLRAIDKNTLLSMLPPSEQAPQDEAMLQMDKLMAAYGRFPWIIQNTMKLAESCSILFDGESKNRKNLTGDLNDDRLLLEKLALEGFEQRYGRYNKVAKERLVKELDIINRLGFNAYFLITWDILRYAINRNFAWVGRGSGANSIVAYCLRITDVDPIELDLYFERFLNPYRSSPPDFDIDFSWKERDQVTDYIFKRYGNKHTALLATYNTFKGRSVIRELGKVFGLPKPEIDLIVSHRNPALSAEKDDIVKAIFKYGQNLQDFPNHLSIHAGGVLISEEPIACYTATDLPPKGFPITHFDMFVAEDMGFYKYDILSQRGLGHIRDAVELVRRNTGKAVDLSIENAKKDDKVREHIKAANTIGCFYIESPGMRMLLRKLHCQDYLTMVAASSIIRPGVAQSGMMQQYISRFHKPETIQYLHPKLEELLKETYGVMVYQEDVIKVAHHFAGFDLGEADVLRRAMSGKYRGHSGFKLIQEKFFTKCREKGYDEALTKEVWRQIESFGGYSFSKAHSASFAVESYQSLYLKAHYPLEFCVSVINNFGGFYGTEFYIHEARMAGADIQAPCVNHSDVLTTLHGRQIYIGFGLIKDFERKLGLHISAERDANGAFKSMTDFIKRVPVSPEQLNILIRAGGLRFTGKSKKVLLLESALYFSKQKTRMPAQELFAEEEQALNLPPLSSFSHEDAYDEIELLGFPLCHPFDMLPEEHKQGIAASEMLMHTGKKVTMTGYFVTTKDVYTVHKDIMAFMHFLDINGKTFDTTHFPPSLKRFPLQGRGFYLLRGKIVDEFGHPSMEVEYMEKLPMVRKEVIHLQGFGNLGGV from the coding sequence ATGTATCTCAACTGCCATACATATTTCTCGCTCCGCTACGGCACGCTCTCTCCCGAAGAGCTGGTGGCTGAGGCTATCGATAAGGGCGCAGAGGTACTGGCTATCACGGATATAAACAATACTTCGGCGACATTCGACTTCTTCCGCCTGTGTATAAAAAACGGTATTAAGCCCATTGCGGGCATTGAGTTCAGGAATGGCGGTGAGCACTTATATACCGGACTGGCTGTTAACAACAAAGGTTTTGCGGAACTGAACGCGTTCCTCTCGCGGCATAATGCTGTGGGGCGGCCGCTCCCTCCTATTGCACCGGAATTTAACGATGTGTATATCATCTACCCTTTCGGAAGCCGCGAACCGGAAGTGCTGCGGGAAAATGAATTTCTTGGGATTAGAATCTCCGAGCTCAACAAGCTGGTGACCATGCAGCAGGGTTCTTTAAGGAGCAAACTGGTAATGTTGCACCCTGTGACTTTCCGCGACAAGAAGGGCTTTAACACGCACCGCCTGCTAAGGGCGATTGACAAAAATACGCTGCTAAGCATGCTGCCGCCGTCGGAACAGGCTCCTCAGGACGAGGCAATGCTACAGATGGACAAGCTGATGGCTGCTTACGGGCGGTTTCCGTGGATTATACAGAACACGATGAAGCTGGCGGAAAGCTGTTCCATCCTCTTTGACGGCGAAAGCAAGAACCGCAAAAACCTGACGGGCGACCTGAACGATGACCGCCTGCTGCTGGAAAAGCTGGCACTGGAGGGTTTTGAGCAGCGCTACGGGCGCTATAACAAGGTGGCAAAGGAAAGACTGGTAAAGGAGCTGGATATTATAAACCGTCTGGGATTTAATGCTTATTTCCTGATTACCTGGGACATTCTGCGCTATGCCATAAACCGGAATTTTGCATGGGTGGGACGGGGAAGCGGCGCCAACAGCATTGTGGCTTATTGCCTGCGCATTACGGACGTGGACCCGATAGAACTGGATTTGTACTTTGAGCGTTTTCTAAACCCCTACCGGAGTTCGCCGCCGGACTTTGACATAGATTTCTCATGGAAGGAACGCGACCAGGTAACGGATTATATATTTAAGCGTTACGGCAATAAGCATACGGCCTTGCTTGCAACGTATAACACCTTTAAAGGTCGTTCGGTCATCCGTGAGCTGGGCAAGGTGTTCGGGCTGCCAAAACCGGAAATAGACCTGATTGTCTCGCACCGTAACCCTGCCCTGTCGGCTGAGAAGGATGATATAGTAAAGGCTATTTTTAAATACGGGCAAAACCTGCAGGACTTCCCCAACCACCTTAGTATTCATGCGGGGGGCGTGCTTATCAGCGAGGAGCCGATTGCCTGCTATACGGCCACTGACCTGCCGCCGAAGGGTTTTCCGATAACGCACTTCGATATGTTTGTGGCCGAGGATATGGGCTTTTACAAATACGACATCCTCAGCCAGCGGGGACTGGGACATATCCGTGATGCCGTGGAGCTGGTTCGCAGAAACACGGGAAAGGCGGTAGACCTGAGCATTGAGAATGCCAAAAAGGACGATAAGGTACGGGAACATATTAAGGCGGCTAACACCATTGGCTGCTTCTATATAGAGTCGCCGGGGATGCGTATGCTGCTGCGCAAGCTGCATTGTCAGGACTATCTGACAATGGTAGCTGCCAGTTCAATTATCCGTCCGGGTGTGGCTCAGTCGGGAATGATGCAGCAATACATAAGCCGGTTCCACAAGCCTGAAACCATACAGTACCTGCACCCAAAACTGGAAGAACTGCTTAAGGAGACTTACGGGGTAATGGTATATCAGGAGGATGTAATCAAGGTGGCGCATCACTTTGCAGGCTTTGACCTCGGAGAGGCGGATGTGCTGAGGCGTGCCATGTCGGGCAAGTACCGCGGACACTCAGGATTTAAGCTCATTCAGGAGAAGTTCTTTACCAAGTGCCGCGAAAAGGGTTATGACGAGGCGCTAACCAAAGAGGTGTGGCGGCAGATTGAGAGTTTCGGGGGCTACTCTTTTTCCAAGGCGCATTCGGCAAGCTTTGCGGTGGAAAGCTATCAGAGCCTCTACCTGAAGGCGCACTATCCGCTTGAGTTCTGCGTATCGGTCATCAACAATTTTGGCGGTTTTTACGGAACGGAGTTTTACATACACGAAGCACGTATGGCCGGTGCCGATATTCAGGCTCCGTGTGTCAACCACAGCGATGTACTTACGACCCTGCACGGCCGGCAGATTTACATCGGCTTCGGGCTTATCAAGGACTTTGAGCGTAAGCTGGGGCTGCACATTTCGGCCGAAAGAGACGCAAACGGAGCTTTTAAGAGCATGACGGACTTTATCAAGCGTGTGCCGGTATCGCCGGAACAGTTGAACATTCTTATCCGTGCGGGCGGACTGCGGTTTACCGGCAAAAGCAAAAAGGTTTTATTGCTGGAATCAGCCCTGTACTTCAGCAAGCAGAAAACCCGCATGCCGGCGCAGGAGCTCTTTGCTGAGGAAGAACAAGCGCTGAACCTGCCTCCGCTAAGCAGTTTCAGCCATGAGGATGCGTATGACGAGATAGAGCTGCTGGGTTTTCCGCTGTGCCACCCTTTTGATATGCTTCCAGAGGAACACAAACAGGGAATTGCCGCATCGGAAATGCTGATGCACACCGGAAAAAAAGTTACCATGACGGGCTATTTTGTCACAACAAAAGACGTATATACCGTTCATAAGGATATCATGGCTTTTATGCACTTTCTGGACATAAACGGCAAGACTTTTGACACCACGCACTTTCCTCCATCACTAAAAAGGTTTCCGCTTCAGGGACGGGGCTTCTACCTGCTGCGGGGAAAAATCGTGGACGAGTTCGGCCACCCAAGCATGGAGGTGGAGTATATGGAAAAATTGCCGATGGTGAGAAAAGAGGTTATACACCTCCAAGGTTTTGGAAACCTTGGAGGTGTATAA
- the tnpA gene encoding IS200/IS605 family transposase encodes MPGTFSQIYVQVVFAVRGRNSLLLKPWRDDVFKYMSGIIKGKGQKSIIVNGVSDHVHLFVGLKPSMRLSDLVRDIKSITSGFIKEQKFVRGKFEWQEGYGAFSYSHSHINQVYNYIKNQEEHHKRKTFKEEYVEMLRKFEIEHDEKYLFEWVGT; translated from the coding sequence ATGCCTGGAACTTTTTCTCAGATTTATGTTCAAGTTGTATTTGCTGTTCGTGGGAGAAACAGCTTACTCTTAAAACCTTGGCGTGATGATGTTTTTAAATACATGTCAGGGATTATTAAAGGGAAAGGACAGAAATCTATTATAGTAAATGGAGTGTCCGACCATGTTCATTTGTTTGTAGGGTTAAAACCTTCAATGCGTTTGTCTGATTTAGTAAGAGATATTAAAAGCATTACATCTGGATTTATAAAAGAACAGAAGTTTGTAAGAGGGAAATTTGAATGGCAGGAAGGCTATGGGGCTTTTTCGTACAGCCATTCCCATATAAATCAAGTTTATAATTATATTAAAAATCAGGAAGAGCATCATAAAAGAAAAACATTCAAAGAGGAATATGTTGAAATGTTAAGGAAGTTTGAAATTGAGCATGATGAAAAATATCTTTTTGAATGGGTAGGTACGTAA